TTTATCTGGATTTAGATATAGAGTGAAATTTGGAAACGGGCCTATCGTTTGAAGAGGTTGACGAATGATGAGTTTGTTTGCTTGTGTGTACGATTCcgaaaattatgaaaaacataTCGCATTATGTAGTGGGTTAAAGGAGTCAAAAAAGCTCATCTTGGTACTTCGAGTAATCATCATGATACAAGATTGCCAGATTTGCTTACACTTTAATTGCACATTATACTTGATGATGATTttcttatatatgttaatcTGCAGAGGCACAAACGTTTGAAGAAAGTGTTTATTGTTCTCCATGAAGAATTGAAGGTGAGTTACAAAGCTCCCACAGTTTTGGTTTTCATCTTGCTCTGAGCTGTTTTGTAATAATAACTATGAATGTTGATTATCTCTTGCAGCAACTGAAAGAAAGAATGAAAGACTATGCATCATCTCACGGGAAAGATTGATGCAACTGGAATCAAAACTCTCTATAGACGATGGACCTCATGCTGTGAAAAGAGGAGGATGGATGTGCATTTCTCCTTTGGAGTCAAGTCATCTTGttgattaattatttacctGTGTTTTCTTCATATGAAATTAGAAATGATTTATAGGCCCAGTTTTGTGTGAGTTGTTCCTTAAGGAGACATTTCGTAGATTTTATGGCTTTATTTTGGTTGCTGACCTTTGACCAGTCCATACCAGTAGCAGTATATGTACATATTTTCAAGATCAATTTAGATTCTATTTGGCTCTGCTTGATTTAACTTTTGTTTATGTGTCGCCTTCCCATTGATTTCCACAAATCTATCTTGTAGAAGAAAGCTTCATCCAACTCTTAGCAGATGAGTCCAACTCAAGAAACGACTCATTGGCAACGGAAAGACCGATCAGCGGTGGAGAAGCATGCGAGTTACAAATTTCTGACTGTAAATTATGGTGCCGGAACACTTGAGAACTTACCGAACAAAAACTATGTTCCATGGAATCAGAATGAAAATGTGGAAACAAatcttttttagaaaattaagaTACTGTACGTATTGAAAACATATctaaagttaatatatatatattaaaaatataaataatttaataaaacttacaactaaaatttataagattcaaaaagtaatttttcattctaataatttatatccTGTCAATCGACTTCACATTATGCtataaaatttctaacaaaattacatatataaaaaattatccaattaatcaaattaatgtttttaatatatcacAAATAATTAATACAATATAATTCATGCTattagttataatattttcatattttattcttTCTATTTTAATACTACTAATTTTAGAgatttgaatataaaataaaacataaaccatgattgtatatttttatttatttattatattaatattattattaaaacataatccttttttgagattttcttgatttttcttaGTATTTACGATGgtaccatttttttatttatgaaattttcttaactatttttataCAAAGTACTTTGTATTCCAAAATCTTTTATGGTTTAATTCTTTTAACGCATTTTAACATTGAATTTCCCTATAAATCTATTACTAATTTCGAAAATACTCTATGTTATTCAAACAGGATTTAAGTCTACTTATAAATCATATGATCAGATATTCAATCACTCTCGCATACAAGACATGGTAATACTATATAAtggtataaaatataataccaTGTTTATATTGAGCCGATATGCAatgtttatttcatttttacaaGACATGAAATTGAATACTAATGTACATAACACCGATATGTAATGTTAATTGCATATTTTGAAATGCATATTTGTGTGAGGACCAAGTTTTCATCGCAGTGCATTAATAATGCATACTAGATTGCACTAATATGCATTATGATCAATAATAGTCATTAAATGTTGATAAAAGGAAGTTAAAACATGATGAGGACCaataaaaattgagtttttcttctccttattaaattacatatataaaccatttaattaatttctttcattttaaacgaaatataaatattttagaatatggtttaatattttttatttgttttctttaataTCTTCTTTAAATATCGTAatcgaatttttttaatatatatatatatatatacttacatttttaaaagtgatgtttttaattttattttcgtatttgaaaattaatattttggacTTTTCTAACATATGCATGGTTTTTTTatcttctaaaattttataaattcacaaggaaaacatataaaacttttattgatatagaaatatatttatagttagttttcatatatttacttaCATATGCATGTTATTTTGTATCTTCAATTGTATTACCTCTCCATGTTTAAATTTGATTGACTTCTATAATCTTGGCCTAATAAATTCTAGAatcaaccaataaaacaaatattattttataatagaattattctattttaaaagaaaacgaagaagaaaatagaATGCTATTCGAAATGGTCTTACATCGAGGAATATGATACTTTTAttcaattttcttattttagtttCCGCTTTTTGTCTTGCTATATCTAACGTTTTTATAAGTGTCTTGTGTGAGAGACTGATTCTCATTACTGTAGTAAATACATGtccaaattttagatttttttcacctaaattaaataaaattttgttattgtaGATATGATTGGTCAAGTTAGTCGTTTTACCAATCATCCCTTTAGATCTCTCGGTCTTTAGGTTTTTTCCTTCTTATGAATGGTTGTTATGTTTGAAAAGATAGAGCTTGGCTTTATGAACCGTAAATGACCAAATCGATggaaaattataaacaaaacttTATGTCCAAGGATAAAATTGTCATATAGAGTGCATAGTCAATAATTTTTTGGAGTTCCTTAAAAGCAAAAAAACTTTACccatataaagaaaacaattaacgacataaatataaataagactattaaaataaaataataaataaataaactacagttttttattaaataaatatttttaattaaatagtaATCTCGCATTTGTAAAGCGCGCGTTGAAATTTAGTTGGGATTTAAAATGTAAACATCCAAcgtatttttaaataagttatTTTAGAAACATTTTAGAAACGAGATTACGAAAACTTCGAAAAGCTTCCGATTCCGATTATAAAACGGAAAATCGGACGTCCGACAAAGCTTCGGTGATATATTGAATGAAAGAAGAAactcttaaaaacaaaacaaaaagaaatctGAAGTTTATCTCCTAAACTAGACTAGAAATAATTGTCTGGAATCAAAATCGGAAATTTATGTCTGAATAAAATCTAGAATCTAAAACACAAACTGAGATATATAACTGGAAGACAAAATTATTCAGAACCGCCTCTTTGCCCTaaagtaaagaaaaagaaaactctctctctctctctctctctctctctctctctctctctctctctctctctctcggaggAAGACAAACCAAAACCCTCAAAgagcaaaaataaaaaacagcGGGTTTGATCGGAGATCGGGGGAACTCTCCGACGACGTTGTCCTTGTTGTCCTTGTTGTCGTGGTAGATTAGATAAACACCCTCTCGCAATCAGTCTCATGAACCTCTCTTGGAATCTGTAGATCAAGTGTGTGATGGGGAGTAGCGATGAGCGAAACAGTAAGGCGATTGATGCCTCCGTTGGAGGTTTGGTTTGGGTCCGACGCCGCAACGGGTCATGGTGGCCGGGTCGGATCATGGCTCATCACGAGGTTCCTGATGATACCATCGTTTCTCCCAAATCAGGCACACCTATTAAGCTTCTAGGTCGTGACGATGCTGGCGTGTAAGTAAAGTCTCTTCCTTTTTGATTGATTCAGTCTTCTCTTAGTCATTGTCGAGAgttaatatttgttgttttgatttaatCTTGGCAGGGATTGGTATAATCTTGAAAAGTCCAAGAGGGTGAAGGCGTTTCGTTGTGGGGAGTATGATGCTTGTATTGAGACTGCTAAGGCTACTGCCACTGGTGCTAGTAAGAAGCCTGTCAAGTACGCTCGACGTGAAGACGCCATTGTCCATGCTCTCGAGATCGAGAGTGCCCTCCTTGTTGGAAAAGATGAGAAGCCAAGCACGTCTTCTGACTCGACTGATGTGGCAAAGACTGAAGGTGCCTTGCAGTCTAGTGTGTCTTGCGAAAAGACTAGTAATGGCGAGTCTTCAAAGGTGCAGCCTTTGTCAGGAAAGAGGAGGAAAAGAACACCTAATGACTCGGAAGTTGATGGGAGTGATGAAGGGAACAAACGAATGAGAGGGCTTGAGGATCTTGGAGTTGGTACAATAGGATCAAACGGAGAGGCTAATAAGCAGGAAAATGGATTGGTTAGTGATGAAGAAGACATCAGTGATTCTATGCCGAATGGGGTTCTTGCAAATGGTACTAGCAGGGGTAGCTCTCCGGCGATGAAAGGTAAAAGGTCACCAGCTGTAACTGCTATGGCTTCTGTTGCTGTCTCTGAAAACAAAGATTCTGCTGTAGTCAACAATGATAACTTGGACAGCAATGGGGTTTCATGTGACAATGATGATGTTTCATTAAATGCTTCTGAGAATGTTGCTGAAGTGATGATACATAACAATGCAAAAGAGACTGAAATCTCCAGCATATCAGTTTCGGCAAAGGATGAAGTATTTGATGTTCCGCTACTTGGAGAAGATAAATACTCTGCAGGTATAGATGGCTAAACTCCtttataaaaatttctggtGATTGAATGTTCTCTCTTTTGATCTGAGGGACATTTGCAGTTTCTGTGTCTATTTTtgtgttaacacttggttggaatAATCTGAATGCCTCCACTTTTAGGAAGAGAGGAAACATAACAGCGTGGATAAATCATCAGTTGGATTTGTCACATGATGGATTAAAGTACTTATATCACTAATGTCTAGACAACTCATCCAGATAGAATACTAATGACTCTTTGCTTGGGCAATGGATGCTTTCCTTTTATTCAACTCAGTGACTTAACATTACAGATGCTTCCTATTATTTTTGTATGACTAATTGTTTCTGGTATTGCCTTAAGATTGTTTATCTGCTATAGTTTCTTCTGTGCTTGTTTGGATCAAACACTTGATCAGTTAGATCGCCTTTGGTAGTTTCTTTTTCCAGTTTGTAATTAACATGACTTAAACTGACGTGCATTGTTGTTCCCAGGAGCTTTCACATCTTCACACACGAAAGCTCTAGCTCTTGTTTCTGAACCAACGAGGCAATGTGATGATGTGGTGAAAACGGAAGGATGTAATGGATTTGTTTGTGTAAGTCCATCTGCTTTACTTATCAATGGGATTGAGGATATCACTTCCAAGTGGCAGATAAAAGGGAAAAGGAACCCAAGGCAGATGAGTAAAAAACAAGAGGAAAGAAGACTTGCTTACGCCGAAGAAGCCAACAACAATTCTCTGCCTCACTGTTCTCTCTCTGATCAAAATCCGCATGGTCATTTCAGCGGTATGGGAAGAAACTCTCAACTGTATGACGTGAAGATCGAGGAAAAAGGTAGCTACAAACCCAGAAACGTCCCGATGATTTCCCTTATGAGTAAACTGGACGGTGAAGCTATCGTCGGTCATCCTCTAACCGTTGaagtgcttcaagatggatCGTGTGACCGCATTTTGTGCAGTCATATCAAGTCGCTTGTTGTTCCAATGGTTGCTGGTGATGTGAAGCCGAAGCCATCTTGGAAGAATAAATCCAAGAAAAAGAAACCACACATTCCTCCGCACAAATCATCAAAGTCAAAGAAAGCTTCGTCCCTATCCGTAAAGACAAGGTGCCTCTCTGCTCTAAGTGGCCAGAAGCTGACAGTGAGTAGcaagaagaaagtgatgattgagaagatgaaagaggggATTGTGTCTTGCATCCCTCTGAAAGTAGTCTTCAGTAGGATAAACGAAGCAGTGAAGGGGTCAGCGAGACAAGTACATAGAGCATTGCCATCTTCAGGCAATAATACTACCTGATGAGATGAGTTTGGTCCTCCCTGGTTTGATTTCGCCTCTATTTCtcgtcttttctttttttcttattgaCTCAGGTTTAAGATGAAACTAGCCCGGTTTTAGCGAGCTGGATGGGTATTACTGTATAGTACAGAGATATCTTAGTCCTTGTGAGacagaaagagagaaaagaatgTGGAAGTGGATGTGTgtatatgtaattatattaGACATAGCAATTGGTGGTGGGAGGTGtaatattaaaagaaacaaaaaaaaaaagataaactcAGAATAGGTGGAAGAAGACATTGTTGCTCATTTACTCAACTTAACATTTCAAGGATTGCTTTAGTCTTTTTCCAGATAAACTCAGATTGTTTGTTGTAGCTCTTAAAGGTTCTTGTCAAACTCAGATGGAAAAGAAACTATTTATAGCTATTTGGTTCTTTTTATGTCTGCATTATATTCAGACACACCATCTCTACTTGGGTGTGTGGCTGGCTATGTTTATTGCATCTTTGTGGACCCAACTCTATTCTTAAATGTGTTTGGTCAATGGTTTGGCAAAACCGGATCATAGAAAAGTCATATTACAAGTTCTTTAACTAGAAcagagaaaataagaaaaacatcTAGATTCCATTTGGGAAGTGACAGGAAGAGAAGAATATGCGTTGACAAAGTCAAACGCAATGAAACAAGACATGATCCTTCGCTTACACGTCTTTTACCTTAAAGCCAAAGCAAACCATAATATGTCCAATAACTTGTAAGACTATCTTTCTTATGTCTGCGCCTAAGCTCTATTATAAAGTCCTTTCACAACTCAACGATTATAGCAATTCTTAATTTTCCATTTCAAGATCTCTGACATGTCTGTGAAGAGACAGGCTTCAGAGAGAAAGAACAATGGAAGCAACAAGTCGAGTTATTATCGATGCTTGTCATTCTCGTTCATGGAGTCATCAACGGATGGGAAGAAGAAACCATCGTCTTTGAGTCGTATGGATTCTAAAAAGCTCAAGGAAGGTATTGTGAAGTGGGCGAAGCGTGTTGCGGCTTACGCTCGTCAACTTAGCTCAAGAAAACGTAATTAAGACAGATGATGAAAGCTTTTTGgaagattgatcttgttcttgTTGAAGTCAactactttctttttttgtccTTTTGTAAATAAGCAAGttttattcaaataatatttcaaGTCGGTTCATGAAAGGAGAAAGTTGTTACTGAGACTTGTTGATCCCAAAAAAGGCTTGAATAGACTTAACTCTATTGGGAAAAACATAACTCCCTCAAtctaaaaatctatgttttcattttgtttatcATCTGCTTAGAGACCAAATGAGAGCAGTCATAGTCACAAGAGAGATCAAGAAAGCTCAAGCAAGCAGACACATTCAATGTGAGGAGTGTGAGGGAACATATCCACCGGCTGCACACTCATCAGTTTGTAGCACCCCTTTATATTCTTCTCCTCCTACGTTTCAAAACCACCAAGTTTTTGTTGAATAcctttacaaaatttatataaaagattCAGGAAAAAGGATTAGCTACTAACCACGCCATGACAAAGGTAATCAAGATCCCTAGCGCAGGTTGCAGGATTACATGAAACATAAATGATCCGtggagatttaaggtttagcaGAAACTTGATCAACTTCATGTGCATACCAGGCCGATTGGGATCTGTAAAAAAAACACTTCTCTAATGAGTAAGCAATAAAAAACTGGTAAAAAGTATTAGAATCAAGATGAAAAAGCTTATAACCAGAGATAACGATATCAGGTTTAGGGAAATTGCTCCCAAAATCTTCTCCTATTTTATTAAGATCCCCTTGGATGAATGTTGCATTCTCTATGCCGTTTATTTGAGCATTCTTGTGTGCATCTGTTACTGCTTGTGGTACTACTTCATAACCATACACATGCTTCGCCCTAGAGAAAGAGGAGAATAAAACCGAACACTTCAGCAAACGATCAGAACTGCTAATATCCATTATTCTTTGGCAATATTTTAGGCTCAAGTTTTCTACCTTCTGGCAAGTGTAAGACCAATGGTACCAGTTCCGCAGAAAAGATCAAGCACAACTTCTGAGCCATCTCCTTTAAGTCCAGCACATTCCTCAATAAGCTTATATAAAACTTCAGCCTGCACAGTGCAGACCATTGTAGTTTCCCACAAGTATTTGCTTAATGTTTGAAGTGTAAGAGGAATCAAGATACCTGATGAGTGTTAGTCTGAAAGAAAGAGTTGGCTGATATTTGAAATGTAAGGCCTCTCAAGACCTCTGCGATTGTTTCTTTACCGTAAAGTGTATATTCCTGTTCCCCAACCGATGTATTTCCAACAGAGGAATTTACATTATTCATGATGCTTACCTGCATTTTCATGACCCAAAGAAAAGTATGCAAAGTATTAAAATTACAATGCAGGAAAAGAATGTGCTCAATCTATTAAGGCTTTAGGAATGAAGCAAGTAAGATTTCATTACGAACCACTTCAGGAATTGACGAAACTTTATCAACAAGGGGCTTCAACAGCTCTGGCTTATAAGACGACGTCACAAAATTGACCATGAGTTCTTGTGAACCAGTCTCCACATTCCTATGGTCAGGTTTGATCATAAGAACGCATTAGCAAAACTTAGGAGGTGACATAAGAACTACTGCTAATGATCATGCGCAGATACAACAAAAAATTTTCACTTCCATCAAACTCTATTTCAGCATGACAAACACACTAGTCTTTATATTAGGAGAACAAGTTGTCTATTCTATTTGACACTATGATTCAAGTACCTTCAATACCTTCCAGTTCTCAGCATCAAATGTTTAAGAAACCCAGCATGTGAACGAGCATTATAGGGCGAAAGACTTAGTTGAGGATCTCTCCAGCAATCTTGAACAGCAGCAAGAACCTATATAGATTATAACAAAATGATACTCAAAGAAGCAGATACCAACTCTGAACAAAACTGCTTTCACCGTACCATGTTAGCAGGCTCGCTTTGTAACAAGCACTTATCAACATTCAAAACCTTGTCAAAAAATCCAGGAGCGTGTAGCCCCAACGCAAAGCTCACAGGACCATCTTCTCTCTCGTGCAACATTTCAACCGGAAGCCATCTTTGTGGACCAAATGAAAACTCCAtctatattacaaaaaaaaaatgaaagtaatATAAGCTGAGAGACCAAATCAACCAAAAGGGACAGttgataacaaaaacaaaacaaaaccttgTTACGGTAACTGAACTGGATATCACAAGGAACAATAGGCTTCAAGACAGTCTCAAGACCTGGATTGTTATCAGAGAACCTTCCGACATGAGTGATGAGCTCATGAACTTGTTCCTCTTTAGCTCGAAGCTGAGCTTCGTAGGAGAGATTCTGAGCTTTGCAACCACCACAGTAGGAAGCGTACTCACATGGAGCTTCTACTAAGTCACGGTGTGGAGTTAAAGTCTTGATCTTTGTCAcctaaacaacaacaataagcaaatacgaacaaaaaaaaacaaaaaaggagaGATTTTTAATGAAACCTCAGCGTAGCTGCCTTTGCGGCGAGTGACGCGGCCGAGGAAACGCTCGCCGGGAAGAGCACGGTCGCACATGACGACGAAGCCAGTGCCATCAACCTTGCAGATTCCTTTTCCCTTGAACCCCAAACTCTCGCAGACGAGCTCCACCGTCTGCCCTCGTTTCGGGTAATACGGCGCCGTTTTCTTCTCGCTGTTGTTCTCTTCTTTGTTCGCCTTCAGTGTGTTGTTGTTACCGCCGGAGAGCTGAGAAGCAGAGAGGTGAGCGAGAGGAAccgcggaggaggaggaggagcatcggaACTTATGAAGCCATGCGCGCGTGGGGACCACGTACCTGAGCCTGAGGGCATGGGCAGGCGTGGTGGCTAACATTGGAGTCGATGTGTGGGTTTTAGTGAGGAGAGAGCTCGAAAGAGGAAGAAAAATGACTTTCTCAGAAGTTGTGATAAAGGGTGAATTGGTCATCTTCATCAGCGTTTAAAACGACAGCGTTTCACGCCGTCAGAAAActatcttcttcgtcttcttacGGGAAAAGTGGcgatttcgaccccaacaatttcagtcgtgccaaatacgaTCCGAACAATTGATCAATGTCAAAtacgacctcaactcaattataatttaaaaaaactacctgaacttcttaaaacatgcctaaatctacattgactctaacagaagttaatCAACCGTTAACgagataaaacgacgtcgttttgatatacaAGGAAAGTGCCGATTTCAACTTCAACACTCTCAGTCGTGCCAAATAGGACCCGAACAAATGGCCAGTGCCAAAaacgacctcaactcaattataatttaagaaaaattaccCAAACTTTTTAAAACACGTCTAAATCTACGttgactctaacagaagttagtcaaccgttaacaagataaTACGACATCGTTTTGAACATATTACTGtttatattgtgctaacatcaataatcaaaaatatttcctaccTAAGATTTGTGGTCATCTATTTATCTTCCTCACCtatcaatctaattttacataaatctttattttacagcttaaaagaaaccacaataacccaaacaatcaaaacaccaaaaactagaatcccaaaaaagacgaatcattaatgatcacctctctttttatctaatcttacaaataaacttttaaaaaaatataccaaaccaatcaactcaactaaaactcaacgacacatacattgagccatctaaagaaatacaaactacacggccagctatttaacaatttacaaacttactttcgcagatgcttacgaagaagacgaagacgacaaccaaaatcagtgaaattacataaacaaaaaaagcagagtaagttacaaactctgataaatataactaataatgatttttgtttacatattatccatcaaataaaagagaaacaaacacagccacaccaggagatacaagagacaatcccaacatacacaaaggcggcaacaacatctccacctgctcacttctcttgtcttatgaaaatagcttacatgctcAATGTCAACAGGCCAATgatattgtcttcttatgaaaaatacatatattcgtttaTAATCCATTAAGGCCcaaatactaattgtcactcattttatagttatttttataagtcttcatgtatttgttttaaaggtccattaaaagcaacaagtttaaaaaaaacatataaccaacataataagaataagaaaatatattacttaatacgtacacaacttacacaactaaactggatAAAAAATATCCggaaacaaaaggtactctcaacaaccttaatataatttatataatctcaacagtacaagtaacaaaagacaaacaaacaaagtcTGAGTGACACAACAAGCAACACCACgtactatatcaatcacattactaacacaattTAGTCTTTCATGAGTAGAAAACAGTGCATACAGAGTTTATCATCACAattctaaccct
This Brassica napus cultivar Da-Ae unplaced genomic scaffold, Da-Ae ScsIHWf_1518;HRSCAF=2116, whole genome shotgun sequence DNA region includes the following protein-coding sequences:
- the LOC125597698 gene encoding uncharacterized RNA methyltransferase BH0687-like isoform X2, with the protein product MLATTPAHALRLRYVVPTRAWLHKFRCSSSSSAVPLAHLSASQLSGGNNNTLKANKEENNSEKKTAPYYPKRGQTVELVCESLGFKGKGICKVDGTGFVVMCDRALPGERFLGRVTRRKGSYAEIKTLTPHRDLVEAPCEYASYCGGCKAQNLSYEAQLRAKEEQVHELITHVGRFSDNNPGLETVLKPIVPCDIQFSYRNKMEFSFGPQRWLPVEMLHEREDGPVSFALGLHAPGFFDKVLNVDKCLLQSEPANMVLAAVQDCWRDPQLSLSPYNARSHAGFLKHLMLRTGRNVETGSQELMVNFVTSSYKPELLKPLVDKVSSIPEVVSIMNNVNSSVGNTSVGEQEYTLYGKETIAEVLRGLTFQISANSFFQTNTHQAEVLYKLIEECAGLKGDGSEVVLDLFCGTGTIGLTLARRAKHVYGYEVVPQAVTDAHKNAQINGIENATFIQGDLNKIGEDFGSNFPKPDIVISDPNRPGMHMKLIKFLLNLKSPRIIYVSCNPATCARDLDYLCHGVEEKNIKGCYKLMSVQPVDMFPHTPHIECVCLLELS
- the LOC111215663 gene encoding uncharacterized protein LOC111215663, whose amino-acid sequence is MSVKRQASERKNNGSNKSSYYRCLSFSFMESSTDGKKKPSSLSRMDSKKLKEGIVKWAKRVAAYARQLSSRKRN
- the LOC106446009 gene encoding uncharacterized protein At1g51745, with translation MGSSDERNSKAIDASVGGLVWVRRRNGSWWPGRIMAHHEVPDDTIVSPKSGTPIKLLGRDDAGVDWYNLEKSKRVKAFRCGEYDACIETAKATATGASKKPVKYARREDAIVHALEIESALLVGKDEKPSTSSDSTDVAKTEGALQSSVSCEKTSNGESSKVQPLSGKRRKRTPNDSEVDGSDEGNKRMRGLEDLGVGTIGSNGEANKQENGLVSDEEDISDSMPNGVLANGTSRGSSPAMKGKRSPAVTAMASVAVSENKDSAVVNNDNLDSNGVSCDNDDVSLNASENVAEVMIHNNAKETEISSISVSAKDEVFDVPLLGEDKYSAGAFTSSHTKALALVSEPTRQCDDVVKTEGCNGFVCVSPSALLINGIEDITSKWQIKGKRNPRQMSKKQEERRLAYAEEANNNSLPHCSLSDQNPHGHFSGMGRNSQLYDVKIEEKGSYKPRNVPMISLMSKLDGEAIVGHPLTVEVLQDGSCDRILCSHIKSLVVPMVAGDVKPKPSWKNKSKKKKPHIPPHKSSKSKKASSLSVKTRCLSALSGQKLTVSSKKKVMIEKMKEGIVSCIPLKVVFSRINEAVKGSARQVHRALPSSGNNTT
- the LOC125597698 gene encoding uncharacterized RNA methyltransferase BH0687-like isoform X1, with protein sequence MLATTPAHALRLRYVVPTRAWLHKFRCSSSSSAVPLAHLSASQLSGGNNNTLKANKEENNSEKKTAPYYPKRGQTVELVCESLGFKGKGICKVDGTGFVVMCDRALPGERFLGRVTRRKGSYAEVTKIKTLTPHRDLVEAPCEYASYCGGCKAQNLSYEAQLRAKEEQVHELITHVGRFSDNNPGLETVLKPIVPCDIQFSYRNKMEFSFGPQRWLPVEMLHEREDGPVSFALGLHAPGFFDKVLNVDKCLLQSEPANMVLAAVQDCWRDPQLSLSPYNARSHAGFLKHLMLRTGRNVETGSQELMVNFVTSSYKPELLKPLVDKVSSIPEVVSIMNNVNSSVGNTSVGEQEYTLYGKETIAEVLRGLTFQISANSFFQTNTHQAEVLYKLIEECAGLKGDGSEVVLDLFCGTGTIGLTLARRAKHVYGYEVVPQAVTDAHKNAQINGIENATFIQGDLNKIGEDFGSNFPKPDIVISDPNRPGMHMKLIKFLLNLKSPRIIYVSCNPATCARDLDYLCHGVEEKNIKGCYKLMSVQPVDMFPHTPHIECVCLLELS